The Candidatus Caldatribacterium sp. nucleotide sequence ATGGGCTCTCCAAGAAAGCCAAGATTCGCCTTGAAGTCCTCGACTTTGCCAGAAAACACCCTGTTGCTGTCACCTGCAGGAGATACGGCATTGCCCGGAGCACCTACTACCGCTGGAAGAAGAAGTTCAACCCCAGGAACCTGAAGAGTCTGATACCCTCGAGAAGACCCAAGAAGGTCCGCAAACCCAAGTGGACTCCAGAGCCCGTTGAGCGGATTCAAGAACTCAAAGAGACCTATCCCTTCCTGGGGAAGGAGAAGCTCACCCTTTTGCGGTCTCCTCTTCCACCGTGGGAAGAATTCTCTGTAATCCTCAGGGAAGCAAGAGTCCAGAAAGTCCAGGTGAAAAAGAGTGCAAGGACCAAAAGACCCTATGCCAAGAGGAAACCCAAGGACTGTGTTCCCAAAGAACCTGGGGACCTCATCGCCATTGATACCCTGGAGATGAACTGAAGCAGTTCTCTGGGAGCTG carries:
- a CDS encoding helix-turn-helix domain containing protein; its protein translation is MAKLAKIHGLSKKAKIRLEVLDFARKHPVAVTCRRYGIARSTYYRWKKKFNPRNLKSLIPSRRPKKVRKPKWTPEPVERIQELKETYPFLGKEKLTLLRSPLPPWEEFSVILREARVQKVQVKKSARTKRPYAKRKPKDCVPKEPGDLIAIDTLEMN